In one Fundulus heteroclitus isolate FHET01 chromosome 3, MU-UCD_Fhet_4.1, whole genome shotgun sequence genomic region, the following are encoded:
- the LOC118562680 gene encoding uncharacterized protein LOC118562680 isoform X2 gives MAHQLQRGRPLQSNALPAAALQVHGEPLPPSPPPAPAPSLLLSPPHGATGPQQQQRVTGVSRSGSCPTRHQQLIGDLNHQKSRQLKVDLPPEETTTTTININQLIDMDLLISKNKKREGQTLPEKSKDQEDGEETDEPEEEMDQCPSDPDVPPLKRTESVFV, from the exons ATGGCCCATCAGCTTCAAAGGGGCCGCCCTCTGCAGAGCAACGCCCTgccagctgcagctctgcaggtgCACGGTGagcccctccccccctccccccctcccgcTCCCGCCCCCTCCCTCCTGCTCTCCCCTCCACACGGCGCGACGggaccgcagcagcagcagagagttaCAGGAGTTTCAAGAAGCGGGAGCTGTCCGACTCGACACCAGCAGCTG ATAGGAGATTTGAACCACCAAAAGTCTCGGCAGCTCAAGGTGGATTTACCCCCAGAGGAGACGACCACTACCACCATTAACATAAACCAGCTGATAGACATGGACCTGCTCATTTCGAAGAATAAGAAGCGTGAG GGCCAAACCCTCCCTGAAAAGTCAAAAGATcaggaggatggagaggagaCAGACGAGCCAGAGGAG GAAATGGACCAGTGCCCTTCAGACCCAGATGTTCCTCCACTGAAGAGAACTGAGAGTGTCTTT GTCTAA
- the LOC118562680 gene encoding conglutin beta 7-like isoform X1 — protein sequence MFFLEGLRPVKMTRPVHRTPTEEDQESDASSQLTRGRSRNWTEEDHDSDTSSQPLNHCFQDESRPVKKMKPTKRTPREEDPESGTSSQPRKDESRRVKKMKPTKRTSREEDPESDTSSQPRKDSSRKKRKMWSKAEVHAVEQKLMHNIKTGKVPGKAQCLECIHAFPDALKGRTWDAVKYYVKNRIDTWKRRSTR from the exons ATGTTTTTCCTTGAAGGTCTAAGACCAGTGAAAATGACTAGACCCGTTCACAGGACACCTacagaggaggaccaggagtCTGATGCTTCATCACAGCTAaccagag GTAGATCAAGGAACTGGACAGAGGAGGACCATGACTCTGATACCTCATCACAGCCATTGAATCACTGTTTTCAAGATGAGTCAAGACCTGTGAAGAAGATGAAACCCACCAAGAGGACACCTAGAGAGGAGGACCCTGAGTCTGGTACCTCATCACAGCCAAGAAAAG ACGAGTCAAGacgtgtgaagaagatgaaacCCACCAAGAGGACATCTAGAGAGGAGGACCCTGAGTCTGATACCTCATCACAGCCAAGAAAAG attcatcaagaaagaagaggaagatgtggAGCAAAGCAGAAGTCCACGCTGTGGAACAAAAGCTAATGCACAACATTAAGACTGGCAAGGTTCCTGGGAAAGCACAGTGTCTTGAATGTATCCATGCATTCCCAGATGCACTGAAAGGTAGGACCTGGGATGCTGTGAAATACTATGTGAAAAACCGCATAGACACCTGGAAGCGGCGGTCTACGAGGTAA